Genomic DNA from Ictidomys tridecemlineatus isolate mIctTri1 chromosome 6, mIctTri1.hap1, whole genome shotgun sequence:
cctaagcctcccaagtcactgggattataggcatgcaccactgtgcccggcatcTCCATTTGTTTTTGATAATTGGGTAACTTAGTCATTCTGGTTGGCACAGAGGGTAttcacagccttttttttttttttttttttagttgtagacgaacacaatacatttatcattttatctttatgtggtgctgaggatcgaacccagggcctcacacatgccaggcgagtgctctaccactaagccacaaccctagccccagtaTTCATAGCTTTTTAATGGCCAACAGAGTTGGTTGGGAATAGGCAGGCACTTGATTCAGGAAATCATTTTACTTTCCTGAAAAGGATTATAATCATAACATTTACATGGATTTAAGTAATTTGTTTTCCGGTCTTTGTAAGTATTGGCTTACCATCGGTCTTATCTTCATTTTAGAGTTAGGGAAATAGAATCTCTGAGAAGATAAAATGATTTAACCAATTATACATAAAGCATAGGACCCATACTTTAACTTGCAGTTCAGTTCTTTGACCAAGGACTGAACTTCTTAGAAGCATATGCCTCTCATCTTGTAACTGGAAAGATATAGATTCAACCTAAAGGGATTCATGAAATTGAACTCTATTCATTCTCTTTCATCACAGGGTGCTGCTGGGCCCCTTGACATGTCTCTGCCTTCCACACCAGACGTCAAAATCAAAGAAGAAGAGCCAGTAGAGGTAGACTCATCCCCACCAGAAAGTCCTGCCTCTagctcctgctccccacccctgaAGGAGAAGGTAAAATTCTCTATTAGGAGTCATCCCAAATATTAATTGAtagattaagtttttttttttctagttgttgatggacctttatttaatttatttatatgtggtgctgagaatcgaacccagtgtctctgacatgctaggaaagcaccctaccactgagctacaaacccagcccagacagattaagtttttttttgttttttgtttttaaagagagagagaaaaaaaaattataatatttgttttttagttttcggtggacacaacatctttattttttatttttatgtggtgctgaggatctaacccagcgccctatgcatgccaggtgagcacgttaccgcttgagccacatcaccagcccaagATTAAGTTTTGATTCACAAATAACGTAAGATATAGGAAGGATGGCTGGATGCAATGGGTTGATTCTATTTAAAGGAATATTAatcatttagaaaatttatataaattttgccTATTCTCTTGCACAGAAATTCCATTACTAACTAGGAGAGAAGTTAATATCTGCCTGACAAAAGAAATATGTAAGACTGCTCATAGTAATTTTATTCATAAGAGCCAAAAAAGCTAAAAACATTGTGAATATCCATCAACcaaaggataaataaattgtgggaGTCTagaagatgtaactcagtgatagagtacttgcttagcatgtgtaaggtcttGGGTTCAGTTCTGGCACCATCAATCAATAGTGttatatttctaaaatggaatactacatagcaaagaaaaaagaatgaattgggctgggctgggcatggtggtgcatgcctgtaatcctagcaacttgggaggctgaggcaggaggatcacgagtttaaagccagccttttattaagaccctgtctctaaataagatattaaaagggctggggatatgattccatgattaagtgcccttgggttcaactcctggtacaaaaaaaaaaaactaggctatagctatagttcagtggtagagtgcttgcctagcatgtgtgaggctcttagtttgatctccagcactacaaaagaagaataaagaactaATGATCATACAGCAGTATGTATAAATCTCAAAACatattgaacaacaacaaaagaatcagACACAAAGGTATATAATTTGATTCCATTCATATAGGGTGCCAGAAGAGGCAAAAGTATTTGATGATAGAACCAGAATAGTGTGTGTTAAACCGGTGTGATAGTGCACATTCcttagtcccagctactcagaatgCTAAGATGAGAAGATcagttgagcccaggagttcgagaccagcctgggaaacatagcaagaccctgtcttaacaaaacaataacaaaagataGTGCATACCTCACATGAAAGAAAGACATGGATTGGGAAGAGACAAGAGAACCTTCTGGGTGCTAGAAACGGTCTCTATTCTGATTTTATATGtgtaaaaagtcattttattataataactttagatgaatatactttatgtttataatatactttaatgaataaatgaaaaagaaaagtcacatcCAGgtgcagtgactcaggaggatgaggcaggagcatcGCAGATTTGAAGCTagtctgagcaatttagtaaggcctaagcaacttaataagaccctgtctctgtctcaaaaaaaaaaataaaaagatttggagatgtggctcagtgattaagtgtccctgggtttaatctctggtacctaaATAATACTCCCATAGGGAAGTAAATCAAAGGGAGTATCCACTAGGTTtctattatgttttttattatctTGATACTTTTTATGAAGTTTTTTATAAACTTACTGAAGATAGTATATGTACAGAAAAGTACATAAACAGTAAGTATATAGCTGACTGAATTTTCACAAAGTAAATTGCCTGTTGTAGCTCACacccaaataaaaaaagaaaatatatattattagaaCTTCAAAAGCCCCTCTATGTCTCCTCCTCATCCATACTGCACTACCATTGGTTAACTTTAATATCTACTGTTGGTGAACTGTCTGTACCTCATCTTACTCTCTTCTAAATTTAGTTTGGTAACTTCTCAAAATTACCTTCTCTCTAAATATCACAGGCATCCTACCCCCTCCCCTTTCATAAGCAACCAACTACTACAAACTGTCTGGAGATGTTTTCAAGGCCAATATGGCCACCAGCAGCCTAAGATCCTAGCAAGTTAACAATGAGAATCAGTATTTTTATTGCAGTATGATCATTGTTTAagcattttgggttttttgtttgtttgtttttgtggtgctggggattgaacccagggccttatgcatgtgaggcaagcactctaccaactgagctatatccccagcccagcattttgggtttttttttgtttgtttgtttgtttacttgggttattttgttttttggttttttttttttttttttttttttgatacagaggattgatcccaggagtgCTTACTACTAAGCGAAGTCCCtagctctctttttattttttgttttaagacaggttctcaataatttgctgaggctctcattaagttgctgagattggtctcaaacttgtgatcctcctgcctcagcctcttgagtcactgggattacaggcatgggccaccacacccagctccacagcccttttttgtaaGGGTTCTATAGGAGATAATGAGTTGCCCTATTACCAGTGAATCTGCCTTTCCCCCTTGGAGGTCAGAAGATGCTTGAAAATCAAGCTTAGAATGAAAATATCTGAATTGTGAAAAGTTGTAACAATCCCTTGAATTTATATGGTATTATAGTGCATCTACAAAAATTCCAAGCGATTTTccaattatcatttatttaaccaTTGTCCCTGAAGGGAGATGGCTAAGGGATCTTAACTTAGCATTCCTACCGAATGGGTGAATGGGGTATGAGTGTATGATCATGATGGAATCAGATCATGATTTATATAAGTGACTGTAGTGCTCTTTCCAATAAATTTGTTCTAGATTTTACCGATTATGCATTTCCCTATATGCAGCCCTTAAAGCCTTTTGTGATATGTTGGTCTCTTCTCCCCAGGAAGTTGCCCCAAAGCCTGTTGTGATCTCTACCCCTACGCCCACCATCGTCCGTCCTGGTTCCTTGCCTCTCCACTTAGGCTATGATCCACTTCATCCAACCCTTCCTTCCCCAACCTCAGTCATCACACAGGCTCCACCATCCAACAGGCAAATGGGGTAagtagagagaagggagaaaCAGTGAAGCCTGAATCTTTACACTCTATGAAATTCTACAACAGGAAGTATTTTTGAATATCTAAGAAAAAGGAGTAACTAagattatttctcaaattttagggctggggaagtagcgcAATAGTAGAGTGGCTTGTCTATCATGTATGGGTTCCTGGTTTTGATCTCTAACACCACAaaagtaagattttaaaataaatctttcttactctactttgtatacaaccagagatatgaaaaattgtgctctatatgtgtaatatgaattgtaatgcattctgttttcatatatgacattaaaattttttaaatgaaaaaaagaaagaagtctttCTCCCATAAATAGAATCTCCTTTACCCTTTTTAATAGACAAGCAAGTATTTATTTGGAGGTTTCATACttctttaatcttaaaaaaaaaaagaatccataaaaCTTTAGAAAGTTTATCATAGTGGTGGAGGCCAGATAACAAAGTATATTTAGTTCTCAGCCTCACACCTATAAAGTAAATGAAAGGTTGAAACCCATCAAGTCATCTTCCTTGAGTCTAGTGGTCCTCTCAGTCCCATTTAGGGTCTTTGGTCTTTCCTACCCCTAATTGTGTTTGTCTAATTCTCTTTATTCCTTGCATGGCCCAGACAATTTTTCTGATGGGATGACCCATTAAGGACCCATGGGTTAAGAGGGTGTTGTCAGGATTCAGCTTATTTAAAGACTATTCTTCTCTGGACTCACTAGGAAAAATTAAAGACAGCTTCTTTTGGGGGCGGGGGAgcaaaacatggaaagaaagaagggaaatttattcaaatttgaccattaaatgacataattcatCTTTGCAAATTGACAACTTTAATCCAACTCCCTCTTGCCTAAGGCAAGACAGAATTTATTTATGTCATTGGTAGGGATGTTAATTTAATTGTTCTAAAGCCTTAATGGGATTAGCTTTCTACCATtgagtttgtttaatttttaagatataaGGATTTCACTGGGCTGAGGGTATAACTCTGTGATAGAGCATGTGCcaggcccctgggttccatttctagcctacaaaaagaaaaaaggaaaaaaaaaaaaatacttggtcatttttctccatctgtaaacTTAGTAGCATCCCTGCTTTTCCCCATTTTGAGAAGGTGTCAAGATTTTGAAATcctgctctgccccttccctaaCTAGAAAAGATTCAAAAATCTGCTCATTATTGGAGGAAGATCCATAGGCAAAAGATCTATATTGTGAGCATTTCACTTCATGTCTCTTGAAGGTCTCCCACTGGCTCCCTTCCTCTTGTCATGCATCTTGCTAATGGACAGACCATGCCTGTGCTGCCGGGACCTCCAGTACAGATGCCTTCTGTTATATCGGTGAGCTCTATAGTTGAGTCATCCAACCTTACCAACACACTAATCCCTCCTTTCCACCTGAATAGTCATAATCACAGAGGGGCCCCAGGGAAATACCGCCTCTGGACTGTATTTGTTGAGCATGGCAGGCTGCCCAAACTCTTCACTAACCACTGCCAGTCAAGCACTGTGAAATGCTAGACAGAGCCTCATCTGGACAACTGGCTCCTGGTTTTAGGATTGATCTTGCCAGTCCACTGATTGTTCATTTCACTTGGCACATTCCATCTCCCAAATTGCCTACTGTTTTCCTGAAGATATAGCCCCAGGCcaggattatagctcagtggtagatctctTTATAGTGCATgtaaggtcctggatttgatcccacacacaaaagggggggaaaaaaaaggtatagCTCCACCCTGCCTTTCTCACAAAAATTGCCCCAACACTGAAGGATTAGATTCCCTCAAGCTATTCCTACATGCCCTATGGGCAGGTCACTTAGAACAGACCCTAAAATGCCAATCTCAAAATCACCTCTTTTTAGGAAAACCAATGGTATTGCTTCCTTctatggtttttggtttttttttttttgggtttttttttttggttcttatcTTGATATAGCTGGCCAGACCTGTGTCCATGGTGCCCAACATTCCTGGTATCCCTGGCCCACCAGTTAATAGCAGTGGCTCCATTTCTCCCTCTGGCCATCCTGTACCATCAGAAGCTAAAATGGTGAGTACATACCAGCCTTGGTAATATTGGCCCTCTGAAAGGAGTAGTATCAGTTAGGTTTTTCAAGTGAGCTGAGTAAAGGAACCTTCTGGGGCTTACAAAGCTAAGGAAACCCTGCTGTGggatttggaaaagaaaagaccCTGATTCATGACTCTCATCTACTCTCCCCACCGTTGGAGCCTGGTACATAGACCATGGCAGTGAAAAGAGGCAGCACAGATTGTTTGGAATGGAACACTTGCCGTTTTAGTTACAGGGTGACAGATGGAGGGTGGGTGAGTGGGCAGGGGAGCTGGCCAAGAGGTGAATAGCTGCATAACCAGCATCTGGCCAGGTTCCATGAGAGAGCTTTCATCTGGACTCTATTGCTTCAACAACCTCCAGCCCCCAACTGTGCCCAGGATGACAGCCAGGGAACAGAGTAGGTATTTTAAGGATCCAGGTGCACATTTTCTCTCcctgtcattttcttttaatttttctggtaAGGGAAAGTTGGAATAGAATTTTTAACTATCTATGAAGTCAGTGATAAAATTTAAGCCCATCTTTTTCATCTTTGACAGAATCTCACCCTTGACAAGCTCTCTTTTCTTACCTTTACCCATAGAGACTAAAAGCCACCCTAACCCACCAAGTCTCCTCAATCAATGGTGGTTGTGGAATGGTGGTAGGTACTGCCAGTACCATGGTAACCTCCCGTCCAGAGCAGAGCCAGATTCTCATCCAGCATCCTGatgccccatccccagcccagccacagGTCAGTTGGGCCTTTGGATTGGGGGGAACCACCTGTATTACACTTACTCTTGATATCACATCTATTTTTCAAGGAACAACCAACTAGAGAAGAATGGATTTCAGCTTTCTGGACATCTTCCTgctacttttgtttttgttgacaATTTGACTGCAGCAAAACACACCATTCTTCCTGAGCAAGTGACACACGCTTATAATTCCAGATCTAAGGAttaccaagtttgaggccagcctcagcaacttagtgagaaccagtctcaaaaagggggctggggatatagctcagttggtagggtgcttaccttgcatgcacaaggccctgggtttaatcctcagcagcacaaaaataaataaacaaacaaacaaacaaataaataaataggactgggaatgtagttaaTTGGTAGCACATCCttaggttcagtccctagtactaccaaaaaaaaaaaaaaaacccacaccatTCTTTACCCACCTTTGTGTTAGGAGTATATGCAGACTGAATACTGCAGAGCTGTTGTAAAGGAGGACTCTGTTTTTTCATATGTGAATGGTTTAATGTATCTGTATCTCAAAATCATCTGAAATGTGACAGAACCTTCACCCCAAGCCACATTAGGTTATGCACTATTACAGGAGTCTCCTCTAATATATTTCCCACCTATTAAAGCttaccaaaaaccaaaatgactagccaggcatagtggtacacacctgttaATCTCAGGTTAATCTaatcttaggaggctgaggctgaaggattgcatttgaggtcagcctgtgcaatttagcaaaacccctGTCtcctttttttggcggggggctggggtggtactgaagattgggtgctctaccactaagttacactcctgagtcctttttttattttgatcactaagttgcctaggctggccttgaacttgcagtcctcctgcctcagcctccagggttaCTGGTATACAAAATGCTGTTTCAACAAAACCTGAAAAGGGCTTCAAAGGggtaggatatagctcagtgataaggcacccctgggttcaatccccagaaaacacacacaaaaaaaaaaaaaaaaaaacttactggaTTAGGTGTTTATAACAAAAAACATGtaataataatatatgaatataatatgaTGTTTCAGGAGTACGATAGCtcagtagaaaataaataaataagaaaacacacacaaaaaaaaataccttcttaTTACCaagtcagtctttttttttttatcacaaataaaaatccttaaaaaaatccagagagatcccttttttaaaaatgcctgatTCAGAGGtatgttttaaaaagattctttgAAAACCGATTAGTCCTCAGTTTTCATAATTGTGTGAACTGGACAGGTGACAGTGACCTGAGATTGGTTTCTAGAGTTAACAGCCATTGCCCAGTCCCTCTTTTCCCGATGTCACCACCTGCTTCATTGGTTACCACCACATGTCCAAACATTTCATGGCCATATGCTGTCTTAAAACTTGGCCGCCAACACAAgctttcatttgaattttcttgTTGGAAGCTAAACCTGCCCACCCTGCTGTACCCTTCCATCCTAAAAAGCCAGCTAGTCCTGGAGATGCTAAAGCAGTAGCTCCCTGCCAGAGCTGTGCTGCTTTCCCTCCCAAGGAAAGGACATACCTTCCTTTCTaattactttttcctttctttcttggcCTGTCCTTTCACATCCATCCTTTGCATGAGTTTCTTAGTTGCCTATGAGAAAAGAGGAACTTAGCCTTCCCTTTCCCCCATCCTCcttaaaaagcacattttttaaaaaaatatttatttatttattttttagtttcggtggacacaacacctttgtttgtatgtggtgctgaggatcgaacccgggccgcacgcatgccaggcgagcactataccgcttgagccacatccccgccctAAAAAGCACATATTGATAAGTGCTCTGATGAGCtcaagacaaagaaaaatttgaaattctcaagagaatatttgtaaattttttgaaGACAGGTCTTCCCTTAATACAGTGACCAAGGCCTATAATTCATTAaatgtctttgaaattttctcttcacttttttctttaagagaattagccaggcatggtaacacacacctataatcccagtgactcaggaatctgatgcaggaggattacaaattcaaggccactaccagcaatttagcaagaccctaagcaacttagtgagatcctatctcaaaattacaaaaacaaaaagtgctggggatgtgattcagtgtcctgggttcaatccctggtaccaaaaaaacaaaaaagagggagagatagTATTAGTCTGAACAATGAAATCATCTCTTAATTACCTATCTTAATGGAGACCATAATTCAAAAGGTCTTGGAGTGGAGTACAAGATTCTGTGTTTTGTAATCTCATTCTTATCTTCATGAAACTGATAGGATTTCTGGGATTATAGAAATAGTTGCTACTAGCAACATATCCAAGACAAATTTACCTTGGGCTTGTTTTATAGCATATAGTTTCTTTTCTACAGATGACTGACCTTtctatatttgtttaattttagctGCTATTATGAAATTGATTTGGTTTCTCTTATGTGTACCAGCTAACTGAAAGAGAAGATGATCCATAAGTGCCTTAGAGATAATACACTTCAGCCtgaagtttaaaaaacaaaagacagtcCTATATCATTTCATAAAGAAATTAAACGTttcttaaaagcaaacaaaaggtGTGAGCTTGCTGAGGGTGATTAATTACtggttataaatttttttaaaatactaattcaTGTCTCCCTATGAAAGCCCGTATCTTACTCATAGTGAGATGAATAGaagcattttctttctcctttcctgaaaCCTGTTAGAGCATACAATTTTTTTGTACATATTGCTTGTCCAAATCAATGattctcaaaattttatttccatctcCCTAAAAGTTGCCAGGCagagtggtacatacctgtaatcccagccacttgaggcaggagaatctcaagtttgaagccagtcttagcagtttagcaaagcactaagcaacttattgagaccttgtctcaaaataaataataaaaaggactggggatgtagatgtgttaaagtgcctttgggtttaaacctgggaagaaaaaaaggatacCCTATTGTTGCCAGGGGCAGTgactcacacctataatcccaacagctcaggaggctgaggcaggaggattgtgagttcaaagccagccttttaCAGTTTAGCAAGAGAAACCCTGccttaaaaagtgaaaagggttgggatgtggcttagtgattgagcgcccctggtaccaaaaaagaaaaagaaacaaaatatgatcCTAGTTTCATTTTCTGTCTCAAAAACTGAACTGTGGTTTGTCTGAGTATAATACTAAGAAGACTAGAAGGAAATGGGAAGCAGAATAAGGAAATAATTACTATAAAAGAGCAGCAAAGGGACATAGTGACAAGACTTGCTAAGGTTACCAGGTTGGTACATATCTTTACCAGAACTTACTACTCTACCTAATATCAGGTTTGATTTGGAAAGGATTGATGTTCCCATCAAGTAACTCCTCTTCCTTCTTGGGCAACAGGTCTCTCCAGCCCAGCCTACTCCTAGTACTggggggcggcggcggcgcaCAGTAGATGAAGATCCAGACGAACGGCGGCAACGTTTTCTGGAGCGCAACCGGGCTGCAGCCTCCCGCTGCCGCCAGAAGCGGAAGCTATGGGTGTCTTCCCTAGAGAAAAAGGCAGAAGAACTCACTTCTCAGAATATTCAGCTGAGTGTAAGTGGCACCGAACAATTATTGGGGTCAAATCTGGAAAGTGGTTATTGAATCAGATAAAAGTGGAACAATATAATACATGATGGTAATTCTTTAATTAGGAGAGATCCAGAAATTGTACCAGGAAGAATGCAGAAAAAGATCTCTTATTAGTCAGTAttgaggggctagggatgtggctcaagcggtagcacgctagcctggcatgtgtgcggcccgggttcgatcctcagcaccacatacaaaaacaaagattttttttttagtctgccgagaactaaaaaaaaataaatattttttttaaaaaaatagtaagtatTGAGATCTCTTCCCTAATTGGGAAAGACTCACTATCTACCCCTCAATCTGCTACTAGAACCAGTAGTTCATAGACCCATTAGGGTGGAGAAAATTAAATACtccagcatgtttttttttaatcattactAAAATCTGATTGGGGTCATAGAACACCCAATGGGAAATGTTTTTGCCCCAGAAAATGTagcttaatgaaagaaaaaaagaaaccacacaaGCACAAATAGAACAATTATATCCATTCTCTTAAatgttattttccctttttctgattattaaaacatttaattgcaaagataatatgaataattttttattctctctctcaaacacacacacaatgaaaacaaggtcctttttttttttttgaagagagagagagaattttttaatatttgtttttcagttttcagtggacacaacatctttattttatgtggtgctgaggatcgaacccagcgccccatacatgccaggcaaacgaGTTACCGCTTGagcgcttgagccatatccccagccccaacaaggtcccttttttttttttttttaaagagagagagaattttaatatttattttttagtttttggcggacacaacatctttgtatgtagtgctaaggatcgaacccaggccgcacgcatgccaggcaagcatgctaccacttgagccacatccccagcccaactaggTCCCTTTTTAATTTACCTTTCCCAGTCCCATTCTCttccatgaaaataaatttgatatgTACCTTTCAGAGATAAtcatatttctaaatgtttttttcatttatagtttttaaatgggAGTTGGGGGGAATGTGAGTTGATTCAAACATAAATAGGTTAACAATATCTCCTAGAAACCTAGCCATGATAGCCTCGTTCTTTTAAATACCTAGCTATATATTAGTATATTCTGTAGTATGGTTATATTATATGGTATGAATTTTGATATTGTTCAGTTTTTATAAGAagaataatgctgcagtgaacattgCAAGCACTTTAGTAAATAGTCCTGTTAAACAGACTCCTAGATGTACTCTTTTTTTAgtcaaagaatatatatattattaatttcagCATAATCATATTAATCTCAAATAGAAGTAATTTTTTCTATTATGAATCTCTACTTTTAATTCTAGGCAACTGTGGTCATTGAATTCCTGGCCCTGGCTATTTTAAATCTTACTGGATCAGGAGTCTTATCCAAATTGGGGAGGAAAATCCAAGCAGATTCTATCCACAGTCTGGGGATAACCATTGGGAATCCAAAAATGGAGGATGAATTTTCTTGatactttttttcttccctacccTCTCAGAATGAAGTCACATTACTACGCAATGAAGTGGCTCAGTTGAAACAGCTAC
This window encodes:
- the LOC101960773 gene encoding cyclic AMP-dependent transcription factor ATF-7 isoform X1, with translation MGDDRPFVCNAPGCGQRFTNEDHLAVHKHKHEMTLKFGPARTDSVIIADQTPTPTRFLKNCEEVGLFNELASSFEHEFKKATDEDEKKGAAGPLDMSLPSTPDVKIKEEEPVEVDSSPPESPASSSCSPPLKEKEVAPKPVVISTPTPTIVRPGSLPLHLGYDPLHPTLPSPTSVITQAPPSNRQMGSPTGSLPLVMHLANGQTMPVLPGPPVQMPSVISLARPVSMVPNIPGIPGPPVNSSGSISPSGHPVPSEAKMRLKATLTHQVSSINGGCGMVVGTASTMVTSRPEQSQILIQHPDAPSPAQPQVSPAQPTPSTGGRRRRTVDEDPDERRQRFLERNRAAASRCRQKRKLWVSSLEKKAEELTSQNIQLSNEVTLLRNEVAQLKQLLLAHKDCPVTALQKKTQGYLESPKESSEPTGSPAPVIQHSSATAPSNGLSVRSAAEAVATSVLTQMASQRTELSMPIQSHVIMTPQSQSAGR
- the LOC101960773 gene encoding cyclic AMP-dependent transcription factor ATF-7 isoform X3, with the protein product MGDDRPFVCNAPGCGQRFTNEDHLAVHKHKHEMTLKFGPARTDSVIIADQTPTPTRFLKNCEEVGLFNELASSFEHEFKKATDEDEKKGAAGPLDMSLPSTPDVKIKEEEPVEVDSSPPESPASSSCSPPLKEKEVAPKPVVISTPTPTIVRPGSLPLHLGYDPLHPTLPSPTSVITQAPPSNRQMGSPTGSLPLVMHLANGQTMPVLPGPPVQMPSVISLARPVSMVPNIPGIPGPPVNSSGSISPSGHPVPSEAKMRLKATLTHQVSSINGGCGMVVGTASTMVTSRPEQSQILIQHPDAPSPAQPQVSPAQPTPSTGGRRRRTVDEDPDERRQRFLERNRAAASRCRQKRKLWVSSLEKKAEELTSQNIQLSNEVTLLRNEVAQLKQLLLAHKDCPVTALQKKTQGYLVGKFSAWLGSVHTESEPFYGRGAVWKGLVWR
- the LOC101960773 gene encoding cyclic AMP-dependent transcription factor ATF-7 isoform X2, encoding MKYGRRQTVCVQCPGLWTDQTPTPTRFLKNCEEVGLFNELASSFEHEFKKATDEDEKKGAAGPLDMSLPSTPDVKIKEEEPVEVDSSPPESPASSSCSPPLKEKEVAPKPVVISTPTPTIVRPGSLPLHLGYDPLHPTLPSPTSVITQAPPSNRQMGSPTGSLPLVMHLANGQTMPVLPGPPVQMPSVISLARPVSMVPNIPGIPGPPVNSSGSISPSGHPVPSEAKMRLKATLTHQVSSINGGCGMVVGTASTMVTSRPEQSQILIQHPDAPSPAQPQVSPAQPTPSTGGRRRRTVDEDPDERRQRFLERNRAAASRCRQKRKLWVSSLEKKAEELTSQNIQLSNEVTLLRNEVAQLKQLLLAHKDCPVTALQKKTQGYLESPKESSEPTGSPAPVIQHSSATAPSNGLSVRSAAEAVATSVLTQMASQRTELSMPIQSHVIMTPQSQSAGR
- the LOC101960773 gene encoding cyclic AMP-dependent transcription factor ATF-7 isoform X4, whose product is MSLPSTPDVKIKEEEPVEVDSSPPESPASSSCSPPLKEKEVAPKPVVISTPTPTIVRPGSLPLHLGYDPLHPTLPSPTSVITQAPPSNRQMGSPTGSLPLVMHLANGQTMPVLPGPPVQMPSVISLARPVSMVPNIPGIPGPPVNSSGSISPSGHPVPSEAKMRLKATLTHQVSSINGGCGMVVGTASTMVTSRPEQSQILIQHPDAPSPAQPQVSPAQPTPSTGGRRRRTVDEDPDERRQRFLERNRAAASRCRQKRKLWVSSLEKKAEELTSQNIQLSNEVTLLRNEVAQLKQLLLAHKDCPVTALQKKTQGYLESPKESSEPTGSPAPVIQHSSATAPSNGLSVRSAAEAVATSVLTQMASQRTELSMPIQSHVIMTPQSQSAGR